The Haloferax volcanii DS2 DNA segment ATCGACCTCAAGTGCGACGGTGAGACGTTGACTATCAGCGCCGCCGGTGACCGCCGCGAGTACGACGAACGCATCCGCCTCCCGGCCCGCGTCGACGAACACTCCGCGTCGGCCACGTTCAACAACGGCGTCCTGCAGGTCACGTTCGACCGCGCCGAGGACTCCGCCGCCATCGACGTCGAGTAACCACTCGGCTTCGGTACGGCCCGCTCAGGACTTCTTTGCGACCCGCTCGACGAGCGCCGCCAGTCGGTCGAAAAAGCCGTCGTCGTACTTCGCGTCGTCGTCGATGGTCGGCCGGGCGTTCGTCTCCGAGACGACGACCCGCCCGTCGGATTCGAGCAGGTCGACTCCGAGATAGCGGATGCCCAGTTCGTCGGCGACCGACTCGACGAGTTCGCGGTGGCTCTTCGGGAGGGTCACCCCGACCGCCTCCGCGCCGCGGTGGACGTTGTGCTTCCAGCGCCCGCCGTCGCGCGCGCCGTCGGACAGGCGGCGCTCGACCGCGCCGACGACCTCGCCGTCGAGCACCATCGCTCGGTAGTCTCGCGCCTCCGGGAGCCACTCCTGAATCAGAAACGACTTGTCGCCGGTCGCTCGGAAGTCGTGGACGAGCCCCAGCACGTCCGCGTGCCCTGAAAGCGAGTCCGGGTCGTGGGCCTTGGCGATGCCGACGCCCCGCGTCGTCGAGTTCGGCTTGACCACGACCGGGTAGTCGAGGCCCGCCGATTCGACGGCGTCGAGCAGGTCCGACTCGTCCGACGGGTTCGAGACGCAGACGCTCCGCGGGACCGGCAGGCCGGCGCGTTCGAGCGCCGCGATGACGCCCGCCTTGTTCCGCGAGGTGAGTACGTCCTCGCGCGTGTTCACCCACGGAACGTCGTGTCTGGCGGTGACGACGCCGCCTTCCATCGGCCGCGTGGGGTAGACGAAGCCAACGTCGAACGACTCGGCCGGCGGCGTCGAGAGGTCGAGCGCGAACTCCTTGGCGCGGAGGTGTCCTACGTCGATGCCGCGGTTTCCGAGCGGGCCGCGCATTCGCTCGAACGTCTCGCTGGAGGTGGTGACCGCCAACCGAAGCATACGCTACGAGGCGGGGTCCCGGGGCAAAAATGGTGGGTTCGAGGCGAGGCGCGTTCCGAGCACGCGCCGACGCGCCGACGCGAACTTACGCGACGAGCAACTCTTCGCCGCGGTCGACGACGATGCGGCACGGCGGCGACATCTTGTTGTACGCGCGGCGGAAGGCGTCCTTCGCCGTTTCGGCGTCCTCGACGTCGCAGTAGATGGTGAACACCGTCTCGCCCTTGGGGATGCGAGCGGCGGTCCCGACGACCTTCCCGAACGACTGGCGCATCCCGTCGGAGACGCGGTCCGCACCCGCGCCGGTCGCCTGCTTGTTCTCGCGGATGACGTGGTGCGGGAACTTGCGCAGAATCATCTTGTACTGCTTTTCGCCCGCGTGCTTGAGCATGAGGCGGTTGGCAGACAGACGCGCGGATTCGAGCGACCCGTGGCGAATCTGCACTTCCTCTTCGACCTTCAGGCTAATCTGGACGGGGTAGTCCTCGGGGTCGGCCTGCAGGTCGCCCATATTGTGCTGTGCGATCTTCGAACCGGGGATACCCGTGATGTACTCGCGTCGGGTGTACGCCGGGTTCGTAATCTCCCGGTACATAGAGGCGGGTTTGTCTGACATGGTTACTTGTGAAACCGAAGGGTCAGGCGGGCTAAAAACGCTTCGAAGCTTCATTCGCCCGCCGCGGTCGTGTCAGCTCCTCGCACGCCGGTTCGTCGCAGCGACCGACCGTCCCGGCCGGGAGACAGTCTTATGCGCCGCCGCCGCCACGGTTCTGTCCATGCTGCTCGTCTGCGACTGTATGCCTGCGGACGGCCCCGCGTACTTCACCGACGCGCTCGCCGACCTCGCGCTCGACGGCCGCGAGGGGGCCGTTCACTCGATTCCCGCCGACGGCCTCCCGACGCTCTCGGACGTCGACGCCGTCGTCCTCACCGGGAGCACCGCGGGCGTTTACGAGACCGACGGGCGACCGTGGCTCGACGACGCGCGCCTGCTCGCCCGCGACCTCGTCGCCCGCGAACTGCCCACGCTCGGCGTCTGTTTCGGCCACCAACTCGTCAACGACGCCCTCGGCGGCACGGTCGAAGCCGGCGACCAGCGCCGCGGTATCACCGACGTGAACCTCGACGACGACCCGCTGTTCGACGGCGTCTCCGGACGTATCCCGATGGTTCACGGCGACTACGTCGTCGCCCCCGGCGACCGCATGGAGACCGTCGCCTCCGCGGACTACTACGACCACCTCGCCACCCGCCACGAGGACGCGCCCGTCTGGACGGTCCGGTACCACCCCGAGTTCACAGCCGGCCTTCTCGACC contains these protein-coding regions:
- a CDS encoding Hsp20/alpha crystallin family protein, whose translation is MVRDDRDDPFDNIFDEIERMMNDMTGGDAGFASETHIDMYDEGSTLRLVADLPGVDKDAIDLKCDGETLTISAAGDRREYDERIRLPARVDEHSASATFNNGVLQVTFDRAEDSAAIDVE
- a CDS encoding ATP-grasp domain-containing protein, which gives rise to MLRLAVTTSSETFERMRGPLGNRGIDVGHLRAKEFALDLSTPPAESFDVGFVYPTRPMEGGVVTARHDVPWVNTREDVLTSRNKAGVIAALERAGLPVPRSVCVSNPSDESDLLDAVESAGLDYPVVVKPNSTTRGVGIAKAHDPDSLSGHADVLGLVHDFRATGDKSFLIQEWLPEARDYRAMVLDGEVVGAVERRLSDGARDGGRWKHNVHRGAEAVGVTLPKSHRELVESVADELGIRYLGVDLLESDGRVVVSETNARPTIDDDAKYDDGFFDRLAALVERVAKKS
- a CDS encoding 50S ribosomal protein L16, whose amino-acid sequence is MSDKPASMYREITNPAYTRREYITGIPGSKIAQHNMGDLQADPEDYPVQISLKVEEEVQIRHGSLESARLSANRLMLKHAGEKQYKMILRKFPHHVIRENKQATGAGADRVSDGMRQSFGKVVGTAARIPKGETVFTIYCDVEDAETAKDAFRRAYNKMSPPCRIVVDRGEELLVA
- a CDS encoding type 1 glutamine amidotransferase — its product is MLLVCDCMPADGPAYFTDALADLALDGREGAVHSIPADGLPTLSDVDAVVLTGSTAGVYETDGRPWLDDARLLARDLVARELPTLGVCFGHQLVNDALGGTVEAGDQRRGITDVNLDDDPLFDGVSGRIPMVHGDYVVAPGDRMETVASADYYDHLATRHEDAPVWTVRYHPEFTAGLLDRIADDFGWPDDDADRDFDDVTADRTLENFVAAGLD